In the Streptomyces formicae genome, one interval contains:
- a CDS encoding DUF4239 domain-containing protein has translation MIESIAIVLGVALLAAAAVLIKHRFRPMGPDDEPREDVAEYISMMVGVLYALVLGLALVTVWDTHSGAEDHVAAEASAAHQIHLLAAGLPAAQGDRMRQEVESYVRHVTDVEWPALAEEASPDPKGWQLLEQVRASAQLPDHATPAQQVTGQETLAQLSTLDEARRGRETDAGQRLSPVIWFGLLVGGVLTIAFMFLFGVRRSFTHVVMAMGLSGLIAFTALLIYQLDSPFGGLFAVDPSPFIRHF, from the coding sequence ATGATCGAAAGCATTGCCATCGTCCTCGGCGTCGCGCTGCTCGCCGCCGCGGCCGTCCTGATCAAGCACCGCTTCCGTCCGATGGGGCCGGACGACGAGCCCCGTGAAGACGTCGCCGAGTACATCTCGATGATGGTCGGCGTTCTGTACGCCCTCGTCCTGGGCCTGGCCCTGGTCACGGTGTGGGACACGCATTCCGGGGCGGAGGACCATGTGGCGGCGGAGGCCAGCGCGGCGCACCAGATCCACCTCCTGGCCGCCGGGCTGCCCGCCGCGCAGGGTGATCGGATGCGCCAGGAGGTCGAGTCGTACGTCCGTCACGTCACCGACGTCGAATGGCCGGCCTTGGCCGAAGAGGCGTCACCGGACCCGAAGGGCTGGCAACTCCTGGAACAGGTGCGCGCGTCGGCGCAGCTGCCCGACCACGCCACGCCCGCCCAGCAGGTCACCGGACAGGAGACGCTGGCACAACTCAGCACCTTGGACGAGGCGAGACGCGGCCGCGAGACCGACGCGGGACAGCGGCTTTCGCCGGTGATCTGGTTCGGCCTGCTCGTCGGCGGCGTCCTCACCATCGCCTTCATGTTCCTGTTCGGTGTCCGACGCAGCTTCACCCACGTGGTGATGGCGATGGGGCTGTCCGGCCTCATCGCCTTCACGGCCCTGCTCATCTATCAGTTGGACAGCCCCTTCGGCGGCCTCTTCGCCGTCGACCCGTCCCCGTTCATCCGGCACTTCTGA
- a CDS encoding cold shock domain-containing protein, with product MTEQRREGIVDWWDRERGYGFIVPFGDTDQIYVEASALEGTHVLSCEQHVSFLLQFTEGRFQARSVRP from the coding sequence ATGACGGAGCAACGGCGCGAGGGAATCGTCGATTGGTGGGACCGTGAGCGCGGATACGGCTTCATCGTCCCCTTCGGTGACACCGACCAGATCTACGTCGAGGCCAGCGCGTTGGAAGGCACCCACGTGCTCTCCTGCGAACAGCACGTCTCCTTCCTCCTCCAATTCACCGAAGGGCGCTTCCAGGCTCGGAGCGTCCGGCCCTGA
- a CDS encoding CASTOR/POLLUX-related putative ion channel, producing MLRRFRYRFDNAMARGTPAMIGVIAAAMLALALLNALTLLVLAPDLVRKEGSASVLWRSALRVLNPPGMLQRDYVLSVGVAYRVVSTVITIIGILLLSTLIGVLGAGIQRKLAKLRKGRSVVVESDHTVILGWSEQIHMIISELVEANRNQKYACVTVLAPKDKAQMDDAIRERVGATASTRVVCRTGDPTRISDINLVNPKEARSILVLPPEHDDADISVIKSLLAVTSGVLSEASHEGRTVPHVVTSIADDHNLPAALIAGGAHTHVVSAQCFIARLLVQTSLQSGLSIVYTGLLEFDGDEIYMSAQPQLAGQTFGEAVYTFRTSTVIGIRRLDGQILLNPPAGTAILRTDQIVAISQDDDTVVPTDEAPTITFEAIVTDEASDPQPERVLLLGWNARTPEAVKQLAQLAPEGSRLDIVADVPDLDDRVERLRRGLPQIELGVLAADPANRVVLEEVDLSAYQHVMVVGDAGAVDKSATDSRTLMTLLHLRDLAVQHGHGFSVVTEMADDRNRTLAQAAHADDFILSDNLLSLRMAQTSENPELNRLFQELFDPEGCQIRLRPAQEYVQPHATVSFYTVVEAALRRDQIAIGYRLARHAQRRPDYGIVVNPDKAALLSLTGGDKVIVLDGRR from the coding sequence ATGCTGCGACGCTTTCGCTACCGGTTCGACAACGCGATGGCGCGCGGCACACCCGCGATGATCGGTGTCATCGCGGCCGCCATGCTGGCCCTCGCCCTCCTCAACGCCCTCACGCTCCTCGTGCTCGCGCCCGACCTCGTACGGAAGGAGGGAAGCGCGTCCGTCCTGTGGCGCAGCGCCCTACGCGTCCTCAACCCTCCCGGCATGCTGCAGCGTGACTACGTCCTTTCGGTCGGCGTCGCGTACCGGGTCGTCTCGACGGTCATCACCATCATCGGAATCCTGCTGCTCAGCACCCTGATCGGGGTCCTCGGAGCGGGAATCCAGCGCAAGCTGGCCAAGCTGCGCAAGGGCCGGTCCGTAGTGGTCGAGAGCGATCACACCGTCATCCTCGGCTGGTCCGAGCAGATTCACATGATCATCTCGGAGCTCGTCGAGGCCAACCGGAACCAGAAGTACGCCTGCGTGACCGTACTCGCGCCCAAGGACAAGGCGCAGATGGACGACGCGATACGCGAACGGGTGGGCGCCACCGCATCGACGCGCGTGGTCTGCCGCACCGGCGACCCGACGCGCATCTCCGACATCAACCTGGTCAACCCCAAGGAGGCGCGCTCCATCCTCGTCCTGCCCCCGGAACACGATGACGCGGACATCTCCGTCATCAAGTCCCTGCTCGCGGTGACCAGCGGAGTCCTCTCCGAGGCGAGCCACGAAGGGCGGACGGTGCCGCACGTGGTGACCAGCATCGCGGACGACCACAACCTTCCGGCGGCTCTGATCGCCGGCGGTGCGCACACCCACGTCGTCAGCGCCCAGTGCTTCATCGCCCGCCTGCTCGTCCAGACGAGCCTCCAGTCCGGGCTGTCCATCGTCTACACCGGACTCCTCGAATTCGACGGTGACGAGATCTACATGTCCGCCCAACCCCAGCTGGCCGGGCAGACGTTCGGCGAGGCCGTGTACACCTTCCGCACCTCCACCGTGATCGGGATCCGCCGTCTCGACGGGCAGATCCTGCTCAACCCTCCGGCCGGCACCGCGATCCTGCGCACGGACCAGATCGTCGCCATCTCGCAGGACGACGACACCGTCGTCCCCACCGACGAGGCGCCCACCATCACGTTCGAGGCGATCGTCACCGACGAGGCATCGGATCCACAGCCCGAGCGCGTCCTGCTTCTCGGCTGGAACGCCAGGACACCCGAAGCCGTCAAGCAGTTGGCGCAGCTGGCGCCCGAGGGTTCCCGACTCGACATCGTCGCCGACGTTCCCGACCTGGACGACCGCGTGGAGCGGCTCCGCAGGGGACTTCCGCAGATAGAACTGGGCGTTCTCGCGGCCGACCCTGCCAACCGCGTGGTCCTCGAGGAAGTGGACCTGTCGGCCTACCAGCACGTGATGGTGGTCGGCGACGCCGGGGCGGTGGACAAGTCCGCGACGGACTCGCGCACGCTCATGACCCTGCTGCACCTGCGCGACCTGGCCGTTCAGCACGGCCACGGCTTCTCGGTGGTGACCGAGATGGCCGACGACCGGAACCGCACACTGGCGCAGGCCGCACACGCCGACGACTTCATCCTGAGCGACAACCTGCTCAGTCTGCGGATGGCGCAGACCTCGGAGAACCCCGAGCTGAACCGGCTCTTCCAGGAACTCTTCGACCCCGAGGGATGCCAGATCAGGCTGCGCCCTGCCCAGGAGTACGTACAGCCGCACGCCACCGTCAGCTTCTACACGGTGGTCGAAGCCGCCCTTCGCCGTGACCAGATCGCCATCGGCTACCGACTCGCGCGCCACGCCCAACGCAGGCCGGACTACGGCATCGTCGTCAACCCGGACAAGGCGGCACTGCTGTCCCTGACGGGCGGCGACAAGGTGATCGTCCTCGACGGACGGCGCTGA
- a CDS encoding flavin monoamine oxidase family protein, with translation MPIHRPTRRAFTRTVAGLAAVGVPTAASLTGHAADRNGSVPPASPASKDASADVARALLVLDRNDQSLVPAYKKILLGGGLPRAGGGPKKVLVVGAGAAGLTAAHLLNEAGHEVTVIEANGNRAGGRIKTFRTGGHEKAEQPFADPKQYAEAGAMRIPDVHPLVTGLIDQLGLKRRRFLLTDVGRDSRGTGRTWLYVNGIRVRRADYARNPQPVNRSFGVPEDLWDVPAARIVDSVLDPVRDEFSVVGADGRRVDKPLPELLAGWTRVVEQFGEWSMYRFLSEHARLDHRTIELVGTLENLTSRLPLSFLHSFVDASLIHPQTRFFEIEGGTARLADALLARVRHLVRFNCRATRVAHGTEAPSGKGVWVDTVTESDGGPVRHEQFTADIAIITVPFSGMRQLPVSPPLSYGKRRAVIEMHYDAATKVLLEFSRRWWEWTEAEWKRELETVRPGLYAAYRDGKAPTDGSLLGAHPSVPEGWLKDAQRVQYAARRSALRDQPEATATVGGGSLSDNSNRFMFHPSHPVPGSEGGVILASYSWSDDALRWDCLDDDARYPHALRGLQDVYGQRIEVFYTGAGRTQSWVRDPYAYGEASVLLPGQHTALVPHLTSPEGPLHFAGDHTSLKPAWIEGALESAVRTALEVHRA, from the coding sequence ATGCCCATCCATCGCCCCACCCGTCGCGCCTTCACGAGGACCGTCGCCGGTCTGGCCGCGGTCGGCGTGCCGACCGCGGCCTCGCTCACCGGACACGCCGCGGACAGAAACGGCAGTGTTCCTCCCGCGTCTCCGGCGTCCAAGGACGCGTCCGCGGACGTGGCACGAGCCCTCCTGGTCCTGGACAGAAACGATCAGTCACTCGTCCCCGCCTACAAGAAGATCTTGCTGGGCGGTGGGCTGCCGCGGGCCGGAGGGGGGCCCAAGAAGGTGTTGGTCGTCGGGGCGGGGGCGGCCGGACTCACCGCGGCGCACCTGCTCAACGAGGCCGGGCACGAGGTCACCGTGATCGAGGCCAACGGAAACCGGGCCGGTGGCCGCATCAAGACGTTCCGGACCGGGGGGCACGAGAAGGCCGAGCAGCCCTTCGCGGACCCGAAGCAGTACGCGGAGGCCGGTGCGATGCGCATCCCGGACGTCCACCCCCTGGTGACCGGCCTCATCGATCAACTCGGCCTGAAGCGGCGCCGCTTCCTCCTGACGGATGTGGGTCGCGATTCCCGGGGCACGGGCCGGACCTGGCTGTACGTGAACGGCATCCGGGTACGGCGCGCCGACTACGCCAGGAATCCCCAGCCGGTCAACCGGTCCTTCGGCGTCCCGGAGGACCTGTGGGACGTGCCCGCGGCCCGCATCGTCGACTCGGTCCTGGACCCGGTGCGCGACGAGTTCTCCGTCGTGGGGGCGGACGGCCGGCGCGTCGACAAACCCCTGCCGGAGCTCCTGGCGGGCTGGACGCGGGTGGTGGAACAGTTCGGCGAGTGGTCCATGTACCGGTTCCTGTCCGAGCACGCGCGTCTGGACCACCGCACGATCGAGCTGGTGGGCACGCTGGAGAACCTCACCTCCCGACTGCCGCTCTCCTTCCTGCACAGCTTCGTCGACGCCTCACTCATCCACCCTCAGACGCGCTTCTTCGAGATCGAGGGCGGAACCGCCCGCCTGGCCGACGCCCTGCTGGCGCGGGTGCGGCACCTGGTGCGCTTCAACTGCCGTGCCACCCGCGTCGCGCACGGCACGGAGGCACCGAGCGGCAAGGGCGTGTGGGTGGACACCGTCACCGAGTCCGACGGCGGACCGGTGCGGCACGAGCAGTTCACCGCCGACATCGCGATCATCACGGTGCCCTTCTCGGGGATGCGTCAGCTCCCCGTCTCTCCCCCGCTCTCCTACGGCAAGCGGCGGGCCGTCATCGAGATGCACTACGACGCGGCGACCAAGGTCCTCCTGGAGTTCTCCCGGCGCTGGTGGGAGTGGACCGAAGCGGAGTGGAAGCGCGAACTGGAGACGGTCCGGCCCGGCCTGTACGCGGCCTACCGCGACGGCAAGGCGCCCACCGACGGGTCGCTGCTGGGCGCCCACCCCTCCGTACCCGAGGGATGGCTCAAGGACGCGCAACGCGTGCAGTACGCCGCACGGCGCTCCGCCCTGCGCGACCAGCCGGAGGCGACGGCGACCGTGGGCGGCGGCTCCCTCTCCGACAACTCCAACCGCTTCATGTTCCATCCCTCCCACCCGGTCCCGGGGAGCGAGGGCGGCGTGATCCTCGCCTCTTACAGCTGGTCCGACGACGCCCTGCGCTGGGACTGCCTGGATGACGACGCCCGGTATCCGCATGCTCTGCGGGGCTTGCAGGACGTGTACGGCCAGCGGATCGAGGTGTTCTACACCGGTGCGGGACGCACGCAGAGCTGGGTCCGGGACCCCTACGCGTACGGCGAAGCCTCCGTGCTCCTGCCCGGCCAGCACACCGCGCTCGTGCCGCACCTGACCTCCCCGGAGGGGCCCTTGCACTTCGCCGGGGACCACACCTCGCTCAAGCCCGCCTGGATCGAGGGCGCGCTCGAGTCCGCGGTGCGCACCGCCCTGGAGGTCCATCGCGCCTGA
- a CDS encoding SCO5918 family protein: MRCVIARFPFDLTKSGVLESMKGVKPEEVTGDSVIIGRRTYPIKQVGQVITRQDRRDFSASEVLRAMTRLGFTCRGALPVAAPPHVLSPVQQASAMLGAAAAV, from the coding sequence ATGCGCTGTGTCATCGCCCGCTTCCCGTTCGACCTCACCAAGAGCGGCGTCCTGGAGTCCATGAAGGGCGTCAAGCCCGAAGAGGTCACCGGCGATTCCGTGATCATCGGCCGCCGCACCTATCCGATCAAGCAGGTCGGGCAGGTCATCACGCGTCAGGACCGCCGCGACTTCAGCGCCAGTGAAGTCCTCCGGGCCATGACCCGACTCGGCTTCACCTGCCGCGGCGCTCTCCCCGTCGCGGCGCCCCCGCATGTCCTCAGCCCCGTCCAGCAGGCTTCCGCGATGCTCGGCGCCGCTGCCGCCGTCTGA
- a CDS encoding DEAD/DEAH box helicase — MNPARTNSHSPRRSRTTGGPSRRRPSAASGEFALPKTITPALPAVEAFADLDLPQQLLASLTAQGMRVPFPIQGATLPNTIAGRDVLGRGRTGSGKTLAFGLALLARTAGQRAEPCQPLALVLVPTRELAQQVTEALTPYARSVRLRLATVVGGMPIRRQSHALRAGAEVVVATPGRLKDLIDRGDCRLNQVAITVLDEADQMADMGFMPQVTALLDQVRPEGQRMLFSATLDRNVDLLVRRYLTDPVVHSVDPSAGAVSTMEHHVLHVHGADKHRTTTEIAARDGRVIMFLDTKHAVDRLTRDLLNSGVRAAALHGGKSQPQRTRTLDQFRTGHVTVLVATNVAARGIHVDNLDLVVNVDPPTDHKDYLHRGGRTARAGESGSVVTLVTPNQRRGMTRLMATAGIAPQVTSVRSGEEALRRITGAQAPSGIRVTITAPVAERRQRSRSAASRGRRSPSSAARRAAARHSSFDAAA; from the coding sequence ATGAACCCCGCACGTACGAACAGCCACTCCCCCCGCCGTAGCCGTACTACCGGTGGCCCGAGCCGTCGGAGGCCCTCGGCGGCCTCGGGCGAGTTCGCCCTGCCCAAGACGATCACTCCCGCGCTCCCCGCCGTCGAGGCGTTCGCCGACCTCGACCTCCCCCAGCAGCTGCTCGCCTCGCTCACCGCGCAGGGCATGCGCGTCCCGTTCCCCATCCAGGGGGCGACCCTGCCCAACACCATCGCGGGCCGCGACGTACTCGGTCGTGGGCGCACGGGCTCCGGCAAGACCCTCGCCTTCGGCCTGGCCCTGCTGGCGCGCACCGCAGGGCAGCGTGCCGAACCCTGCCAGCCGCTGGCTCTTGTCCTCGTACCGACGCGGGAGTTGGCCCAGCAGGTGACCGAAGCTCTCACCCCGTACGCCCGGTCGGTGAGGCTGCGCCTGGCCACCGTCGTCGGCGGCATGCCGATCCGCAGGCAGTCCCACGCACTGCGCGCCGGCGCCGAAGTCGTCGTCGCGACGCCTGGCCGCCTCAAGGACCTCATCGACCGGGGCGACTGCCGACTGAACCAGGTCGCGATCACCGTCCTCGACGAGGCCGACCAGATGGCCGACATGGGCTTCATGCCCCAGGTCACCGCGCTCCTGGACCAGGTACGCCCCGAGGGCCAGCGGATGCTGTTCTCCGCCACCCTCGACCGCAACGTCGACCTCCTGGTCCGTCGTTACCTCACCGACCCGGTCGTCCACTCCGTCGACCCGTCGGCGGGCGCGGTCAGCACGATGGAGCACCACGTCCTGCACGTCCACGGGGCCGACAAGCACCGGACGACGACCGAGATCGCCGCACGCGACGGCCGGGTGATCATGTTCCTGGACACCAAGCACGCCGTCGACCGGCTGACGCGGGACCTGCTGAACAGCGGCGTGCGGGCCGCCGCGCTGCACGGCGGAAAGTCGCAGCCCCAACGCACCCGGACCCTGGACCAGTTCAGGACCGGGCACGTCACCGTGCTCGTCGCGACGAACGTCGCGGCGCGCGGCATCCACGTCGACAACCTCGACCTCGTCGTCAACGTCGACCCGCCCACCGACCACAAGGACTACCTCCACCGCGGCGGCCGCACCGCGCGGGCCGGCGAGTCCGGCAGCGTCGTCACGCTGGTCACCCCCAACCAGCGCCGCGGCATGACCCGCCTCATGGCCACCGCCGGCATCGCTCCCCAGGTCACTTCGGTCCGCTCCGGCGAAGAGGCGCTCCGCCGGATCACCGGCGCCCAGGCACCCTCCGGTATCCGCGTGACGATCACCGCGCCGGTGGCCGAGCGACGTCAGCGCAGCCGCAGCGCGGCCTCCCGCGGTCGCCGCAGCCCCTCCTCGGCGGCCCGGCGCGCTGCCGCGCGGCATTCCTCCTTCGACGCGGCCGCCTAG
- a CDS encoding cold-shock protein: protein MASGTVKWFNAARGFGFIEQDGGGADVYAHFSNIAAQGLRELTEGQKVTFDIAQAQKGLTAENIVPV, encoded by the coding sequence ATGGCGTCCGGCACTGTGAAGTGGTTCAACGCGGCCAGGGGTTTCGGCTTCATCGAGCAGGACGGCGGCGGCGCTGACGTGTACGCCCACTTCTCGAACATCGCCGCCCAGGGCCTCCGCGAGCTGACCGAAGGCCAGAAGGTCACCTTCGACATCGCGCAGGCCCAGAAGGGCCTGACGGCCGAGAACATCGTTCCCGTCTAA
- a CDS encoding MerR family transcriptional regulator gives MTADDSFSRLDDDDYPAYTMGRAAEMLGTTQGFLRAVGEARLITPLRSDGGHRRYSRYQLRIAARARELVDQGTPIEAACRIVILEDQLEEAQRINAEYRSAAEAEKPATAGSD, from the coding sequence ATGACAGCAGACGACTCGTTCAGCCGTCTTGATGACGACGACTACCCCGCCTACACCATGGGCCGGGCCGCCGAGATGCTCGGCACCACGCAGGGATTCCTCCGCGCCGTCGGAGAGGCCCGCCTCATCACCCCGCTGCGCTCCGACGGCGGGCACCGCCGCTACTCGCGCTACCAGTTGCGGATCGCCGCCCGCGCCCGGGAACTCGTCGACCAGGGCACCCCCATCGAGGCCGCCTGCCGCATCGTGATCCTTGAGGACCAGCTCGAAGAGGCTCAGCGCATCAACGCCGAATACCGCAGCGCCGCCGAGGCGGAGAAACCGGCGACCGCGGGCTCGGACTGA
- the crcB gene encoding fluoride efflux transporter CrcB — protein sequence MPLRGQWSVVGVVALGGAIGASARYGVAQIWPTAAGGFPWATLWTNAMGCAVIGVFMVVITDVWAAHQLVRPFFGTGVLGGFTTFSTYAVDVEKLVDGRAAGRGLAYLGATLLAAMAAVWLAVWMTRRVLEWRAR from the coding sequence ATGCCGCTGCGCGGGCAGTGGTCTGTTGTCGGGGTGGTCGCGCTGGGCGGGGCGATCGGCGCGTCGGCCCGGTATGGGGTGGCACAGATATGGCCGACCGCGGCGGGTGGGTTTCCGTGGGCCACGCTGTGGACCAATGCCATGGGCTGCGCGGTGATCGGCGTGTTCATGGTGGTCATCACGGATGTGTGGGCGGCGCACCAGCTGGTGCGGCCCTTCTTCGGTACGGGGGTCCTTGGCGGGTTCACCACGTTCTCGACGTACGCCGTGGACGTCGAGAAGCTGGTGGACGGCCGGGCGGCGGGGCGGGGCCTTGCGTATCTGGGGGCGACTTTGCTGGCGGCAATGGCCGCCGTGTGGCTGGCGGTGTGGATGACGCGCCGCGTCCTGGAGTGGAGAGCGCGATGA
- a CDS encoding DUF190 domain-containing protein, translated as MTRLTGTALRVTIFIGECDQWHHRPVFTEIVHRAHEAGLAGASVFRGVEGFGASSLIHTARLLSLSDDLPVAVVIVDAEERIRAFLPQLDELVEEGLVILDDCEVIRYVGREKS; from the coding sequence ATGACGAGGCTGACGGGTACGGCGCTACGGGTGACGATCTTCATCGGGGAGTGCGACCAGTGGCACCACAGGCCGGTGTTCACGGAGATCGTGCACCGAGCCCATGAAGCGGGGCTTGCGGGCGCGAGTGTGTTCCGGGGGGTCGAGGGCTTCGGCGCTTCCTCCCTCATCCACACTGCCCGCCTGCTGTCGCTCAGTGACGATCTGCCGGTGGCGGTCGTGATCGTGGACGCCGAGGAGCGGATCCGGGCGTTCCTGCCGCAGCTGGACGAGCTGGTGGAAGAGGGCCTGGTGATCCTGGACGACTGCGAGGTCATCCGCTACGTGGGCCGGGAGAAGAGCTAA
- the crcB gene encoding fluoride efflux transporter CrcB, translating into MNWLLVILGGAIGAPLRYLTDRAVQQRHDTVFPWGTFTVNVVGCLVLGLVTGAAVAGAASSHLQLLLGTGLCGALTTYSTFSYETLRLTEDGAKFYAAVNVVASVVAGLGAVFVGIAVAEALWA; encoded by the coding sequence GTGAACTGGCTCCTTGTGATCCTCGGCGGTGCCATCGGCGCGCCGCTGCGCTATCTGACCGACCGCGCGGTGCAGCAACGGCATGACACGGTCTTCCCGTGGGGGACTTTCACGGTGAACGTGGTGGGCTGCCTGGTCCTTGGCCTGGTGACCGGCGCGGCGGTCGCCGGGGCCGCGTCCTCTCATCTGCAGCTGCTGCTGGGGACCGGGCTGTGCGGGGCGCTGACCACGTATTCCACGTTCTCGTACGAGACGCTGCGGCTGACCGAGGACGGCGCGAAGTTCTACGCGGCCGTGAACGTGGTCGCGAGCGTGGTGGCCGGGCTCGGCGCGGTGTTCGTCGGGATCGCCGTGGCGGAGGCCCTGTGGGCGTAG
- a CDS encoding MFS transporter, translating into MGVEAEQAGARRPAQASSPGMGAWRFVVCFGTVSLLADFVYEGARAVTGPLLASLGASALIVGAVTGAGEAAALGLRLISGPLADRTRRFWGLTIAGYALTVITVPVLGLVGVLWAACALVIAERVGKAVRSPAKDTLLSHATAATGRGRGFAVHEAMDQVGALIGPLVVAGVLALTGDYAPALGVLAVPGLAVLGLLVWLRARVPDPGAYEREVAPAVGRPSDGRLPGAFWTYAAFTAATTAGFATFGVLSFHLVERGLLAAAWVPVLYAAAMAVDALAALATGWAYDRVGARVLVVLPLLAAAVPALAFTSTRTLAVLGSLVWGAAMGIQESTLRATVADLVPTGRRATAYGVFAGVVGAASLAGGALTGALYAYSIPVLIAVVAAIQAAALALLAVAGTRRR; encoded by the coding sequence GTGGGCGTAGAGGCGGAGCAGGCCGGGGCGCGTCGGCCTGCGCAGGCGTCCTCGCCCGGCATGGGGGCGTGGCGGTTCGTCGTCTGCTTCGGCACGGTCAGCCTGCTCGCGGACTTCGTGTACGAGGGCGCGCGGGCGGTCACCGGACCGCTGCTGGCGTCACTGGGCGCCTCGGCGCTGATTGTCGGTGCGGTCACCGGAGCGGGGGAGGCCGCCGCTCTGGGGCTGCGGTTGATCTCGGGCCCGCTGGCGGACCGCACCCGCCGCTTCTGGGGGCTGACGATCGCCGGGTACGCCCTGACCGTGATCACCGTGCCGGTGCTCGGGCTGGTTGGAGTGTTGTGGGCGGCCTGCGCCCTGGTGATCGCCGAGCGGGTCGGCAAGGCGGTCCGCAGTCCCGCCAAGGACACCCTCCTCTCGCACGCCACCGCCGCGACGGGCCGCGGGCGCGGCTTCGCGGTGCACGAGGCGATGGACCAAGTCGGCGCGCTGATCGGCCCGTTGGTGGTGGCCGGGGTGCTCGCACTGACTGGCGACTACGCCCCCGCGCTCGGAGTGCTGGCCGTGCCCGGCCTCGCGGTGCTGGGGCTGCTGGTGTGGCTGCGGGCCCGGGTGCCCGATCCGGGCGCCTACGAACGCGAGGTGGCCCCCGCTGTGGGTCGGCCGTCGGACGGGCGGCTGCCGGGCGCGTTCTGGACGTACGCCGCGTTCACCGCCGCCACCACAGCCGGGTTCGCCACCTTCGGCGTCCTCTCCTTCCACCTGGTCGAGCGCGGGCTGCTCGCGGCGGCGTGGGTGCCGGTGCTGTACGCGGCCGCCATGGCCGTCGACGCCCTCGCGGCGCTGGCCACCGGCTGGGCGTACGACCGCGTCGGCGCGCGGGTGCTTGTGGTGCTGCCGCTGCTGGCGGCTGCCGTCCCCGCGCTGGCCTTCACGTCCACGCGCACCCTCGCGGTGCTCGGCTCCCTGGTGTGGGGCGCGGCGATGGGCATTCAGGAATCCACGCTGCGGGCCACCGTCGCCGACCTGGTGCCGACGGGGCGGCGCGCCACCGCGTACGGGGTCTTCGCCGGGGTCGTGGGCGCCGCGAGCCTGGCCGGAGGTGCGCTCACCGGCGCCCTCTACGCGTACTCGATCCCGGTACTGATCGCGGTGGTCGCCGCGATACAGGCCGCCGCGCTGGCTCTGCTAGCCGTGGCCGGGACCCGTCGCCGCTGA
- a CDS encoding phosphatase PAP2 family protein, producing the protein MSISALPPTGRPRPVQVVVPAALLLLSLSLFAADADLIADHHAWLVDRPLLAEAVEHRDGMLNAVMTAVTHAAEVPLLVMSVLVAVVLGRRARSWRPLVLIGAAGAGSVVAATVVKNLTDRIRPPASYWVVQETDFSFPSRHTTMAAALLPLLAYLVARQLRSRTAVASVWGAASALVALVGASRVYLGVHWATDVVGGMALGASVTLLLITVDLARDLRAERREEA; encoded by the coding sequence ATGTCCATCTCCGCTCTGCCGCCCACCGGGCGGCCCCGTCCCGTGCAGGTCGTCGTCCCCGCCGCACTGCTCCTGCTCTCCCTCTCGCTGTTCGCGGCGGACGCCGACCTGATCGCCGATCACCATGCGTGGCTGGTGGACCGGCCCCTGCTCGCCGAGGCGGTCGAGCACCGCGACGGGATGCTGAACGCGGTGATGACGGCCGTCACGCACGCCGCCGAAGTCCCGCTGCTCGTCATGTCGGTGCTGGTGGCGGTGGTGCTGGGGCGCCGGGCGCGCTCGTGGCGGCCCCTGGTGCTGATCGGGGCGGCCGGGGCGGGATCGGTCGTGGCGGCCACGGTGGTGAAGAACCTGACCGACCGGATCCGGCCCCCGGCCTCGTACTGGGTGGTCCAGGAGACCGACTTCTCCTTCCCTTCCCGTCACACCACGATGGCCGCCGCCTTGCTGCCGCTCCTGGCCTACCTGGTCGCGAGGCAGCTGCGCTCCCGCACCGCCGTGGCGAGTGTGTGGGGCGCGGCATCGGCGCTGGTCGCCCTGGTGGGGGCCTCCCGGGTGTATCTCGGGGTGCACTGGGCCACCGACGTCGTCGGCGGCATGGCCCTGGGCGCTTCGGTGACCTTGCTGCTGATCACCGTCGATCTCGCGCGAGACCTGCGTGCGGAGCGGCGCGAGGAAGCCTGA
- a CDS encoding YkvA family protein, translating into MGWEILIAIGACLLAVWLVLLVGLLLVRPKGALLGEAVRLLPDLLRLLSRLAVDKSLPRGVRVRLALLMAYLALPLDLVPDFLPVIGYADDAIIVAFVLRGVVRRAGLEAVRAHWPGTDDGFAVLARLTGLYRAAEEP; encoded by the coding sequence ATGGGCTGGGAGATCCTGATCGCGATCGGTGCGTGCCTGCTCGCCGTCTGGCTGGTTCTGCTGGTCGGGCTGCTGCTGGTCCGTCCGAAGGGCGCCCTGCTGGGTGAGGCGGTGCGCCTGCTCCCCGACCTGCTGCGGCTACTGAGTCGGCTGGCCGTCGACAAGAGCCTGCCACGCGGAGTACGGGTGCGGTTGGCGTTGCTGATGGCCTACCTGGCGCTCCCCCTCGATCTCGTGCCGGACTTTCTGCCGGTCATCGGCTACGCCGACGACGCGATCATCGTCGCGTTCGTGCTGCGCGGGGTCGTCCGCCGGGCCGGCCTCGAAGCCGTACGCGCCCATTGGCCCGGCACGGACGACGGATTCGCCGTGCTGGCCCGGCTGACCGGTCTGTACCGCGCCGCCGAGGAGCCCTGA